AACCTTTGGTTATTTTCATTGGTAATACCTTGTGTTGTCAAGAGCAGCAAGATATTTATACATTGTATATTTACAAATACGCAAATACATTCacacatacacacacacgTTATCTCTAATGTTTAGACAAGCTATAAAAAGAAGTTATGCCACTTTACCTCCATGGGCTATGAAACCTGCTTTTGGTGCTCCAAACAAGGTAGCTGCTGAAGCTTACAAGAAAGAGCTGAAAGCGGTTAGAGACCATGCTGCTGGTACCTCCAACTTCTGGAAGAAAATTAGTATCATGGTCGCAGTTCCAGCTATTGGTTTGGCTACAATCAACACTTACTATGTTGAGGTAGAGCATGCTGAACACAGGAAACATCTAAGTCATGTCAAAGATTCTGACTGGCCAAAGGATTACGAGTTCCAAAACATTAGAAGCAAGCCTTTCTTCTGGGGTGATGGTGACAAGACATTATTCTGGAACCCTGTTGTTAACAGACACATCAAGGACGAATAAAGACCATGACAGGCTTGATTTAGTTCTACGTCTATCGTACaactttttatattctcATTTCTTCAACGTTGTAAACTGAcaacaattgataataagGCGATAGACATTTGGATGACTATCGATACgcttatattatttaaatctttatattcaatatcataataaaaatgttattactgttattattattattattattattattatactAAATTGAAAGTATATACATACTAACGTAATATAGTTATGCATGCATATTTggattatatatttattgaatgtgtacaaatatatatatatatagctTAATGAGCTTTTAAGGATGAGCAGA
The Tetrapisispora phaffii CBS 4417 chromosome 8, complete genome DNA segment above includes these coding regions:
- the COX13 gene encoding cytochrome c oxidase subunit VIa (similar to Saccharomyces cerevisiae COX13 (YGL191W); ancestral locus Anc_8.151), translating into MFRQAIKRSYATLPPWAMKPAFGAPNKVAAEAYKKELKAVRDHAAGTSNFWKKISIMVAVPAIGLATINTYYVEVEHAEHRKHLSHVKDSDWPKDYEFQNIRSKPFFWGDGDKTLFWNPVVNRHIKDE